In Ailuropoda melanoleuca isolate Jingjing chromosome 11, ASM200744v2, whole genome shotgun sequence, a genomic segment contains:
- the JCHAIN gene encoding immunoglobulin J chain, which yields MKNHLLFWGVLAIFVKAVLVTAQDEDGRTVLVDNKCQCARITSRIIPSPEDPNEDIVERNIRIIVPLNNRENISDPTSPVRTKFVYHLSDLCKKCDPVEVELGNQIVIASQSNLCDEDSETCYTYDRNKCYTNRVPFTYGGQTRMVETALTPDSCYPD from the exons ATGAAGAACCATTTGCTTTTCTGGGGAGTCCTAGCCATTTTTGTTAAAGCTGTTCTTGTGACAG CCCAAGATGAAGATGGAAGGACTGTTCTTGTTGACAACAAATGTCAGTGTGCCCGGATTACTTCCAGGATCATCCCTTCTCCAGAAGATCCTAATGAAGACATTGTGGAGAGAAACATCAGAATTAT tgttcctCTGAACAACCGGGAGAATATCTCTGATCCCACCTCACCAGTGAGAACCAAATTTGTGTACCATTTGTCTGACCT ctgTAAAAAATGTGATCCTGTAGAAGTGGAGCTGGGTAATCAAATAGTTATTGCCTCCCAGAGCAATCTCTGTGATGAAGACAGTGAGACCTGCTACACCTATGACAGAAACAAGTGCTATACAAATCGGGTGCCATTTACATATGGCGGTCAGACCAGAATGGTGGAAACAGCCTTGACCCCGGATTCCTGCTACCCCGACTAG